The DNA segment ttggttgatcATTACAAATGCTGAGCCAGCCATCTGTGAACTTTAACACAAACTGTCTGGGTGCATCTGAGCTTACGGCCGAGCGGCGTGCATCACAGCTGGTGTACTGATCGGGGAAGGAGTCTGTCGTTGTGGCTCACATTACTAACCAGACACATTTACAGAGCCGAGACCAGACTATGCCGTGTCGTTTTCTATGTAGTAGCTTCTTTATATTCCCTGAAATAGAAAGCCACATATTTATTTGTAGTGTAATCAACATACTATTGTCCTTGCCTTAAACCTtacatcctgttcataattagtctctataccttattcacattcataaatcccccatcagtcattaatatatGTTCGATTTATctatagaaaaaaagacattcacaatcattatatcatggtccaggagaacatttagATTAGAATAGAAgaatataacatgtttgaatggtattttttggtgtttttatacaaaaatgtgtatcagctgcacacaaattAAAAGGAATATGCATTTTTGTATACTATGGGTCAaggtccagctaaaagaaatgtgtagatggtgtttttacagctctcaaatgtaaaaaattgtcaaatttgaccctgaacagtatgttatGGTTAAATGGTAGCAGTGGTGTGCAAACTGATAAAAAGTTCAGATAGAGACTCTAAACTGTCTGACAGGAAAGGGTGGGAGCTACGATGGATTTTTATCTCACTGAACAATAAAAGTAGACGTCTGCTCCAGAGCTTAAAATAGTGTAAAGTAGCTCctgtcatgcacacacacaaacacaaacacacacaccctaatTTATCCTAAATTTGCAGGACTTCAGAAATTAGATTTGCCCATATAGGAGCAGGATTTGGTCCCCAGAGGGTTCCTGGTCCCATTAAGGGTTGTATTTATACCAGAAATGGTCCCAAAGAGATAACAagaatgcacatacacacacacatgtgaccTGTATGTCCAACACCTGTTTGCATGGACATCAGAGGGTGTAGGAAGCACTATCATGAGGTATGCTGAGGTGagccagtttttgttttttgctttttttcctgtaTACATACATAGTGGAGAACACACTATTTACTCTgctttgaattcctcataaactGTATCTTGTATAGATTCCCTTTTACTGGGTTTAATGGCAGGctaaagtgtcaggtaggaatagagTGGTCTGATTCTGTTTAGAAGATATGGACCATCAAATATGTGACAACCGCCCCATCGTGGGGGTTGTTTGTCCCTGTGTGTCTTTAATGGGGAAAATCtttcattgaaatacaacaacctaacacatctcctgcatcaagagaacataaacaggaaaaaacattcctataaatgttttttttaatccttatatgggtcagtgacaaataagagttggcaagatgagcaattaaaaatatgttaaaaatagttttaaaagcagcatcaggtttgttcaaatgaaatgacatttgcacatttttttaaccaaaagtaagactgaatgctcctgaaaatgtcaaatggtgtaaccacaaaagaatgatagatattaaatattttatccacctacagtgtacttacaaataattacttcattttaaaacatcaaatgaaaagaaacattctGTATTTCTGCATTTAAAGTTCAAAGCATTTATACATATTGAGCAGGACAGATCCTAAAaacaactgtttttttaaataagttttgtaaaaatatgttaaaaatcaTAGTGTTGTATtgctaaaagtggattatatttactCCAAATTTTAGTTCagaattattttatatgtatgtaatcagattttgattaaataaatacaccaaTCGACACTGAGTTACATcatgtcactgacccatataacaatattctgcattttcatctctctgactgctctgagcttTACAGGTGGAGTCTGGCTCTTGTTGGTCTTCCTGGCGAAATCCCTGCTCATTTTGCTCtctaaaaagaaacaaaaatgactagatatatcacattatatatgtatgaaaccaaccctgttctcccTCTATGTGTATAATAACATACACACGTTTTATATTTTACCCTACTGGCTCTGATTATCTAATAGCTTGTTGAGTCAAGAGCTTAAGTGGTTTCATTTTGGGTCGTGACAAAAACAGATGCCTCACAGGGAGACATGTTCAAGCATGACATGCATACATCTCCTCCTTTTTGCTTCTCACGTCATTTTATTCAGAGCTTAGGAGTGGAGGCTGACTGTGGCTATGTCTTGATATCTTTTGTTATATATTTCTAGGTGATATATTGTAATTAAACAGAGTGCTACAAAACGCAATGCAATTTTACATATTTAGCCCGGTGGTGTAGctgtaattatgtttttttttaacgatTTTTACTCTCTGTGTAGgttaaataattgaataatgGCTGCTCTTACATCGGGTTTTACAGCGTTAGATGAGTGACATCCATTGGTTTTCCATTTAATCAGTGTAGTGGACACAATGCTTATAAACAAGCAAAGCTAAAACATCATTATAGCCTGTTAGCCGCTTCATCTGTGTATATGTGCCAGCTGCGGTGTGTTATAACAAGCTTGTTACCATTTagatgctaacattagcctttCCTAAAAAGTTGTGAAGTTTTTCGCgtgtaagtttttttttctcgttaGTTTGTCATTCTCAAAGCTGCCGACatacaacaaatacacacacaatttaaccccccaaaaaagtgtATTGTTTAAACTCACCTAATACTGTAGTAACTCATGTTTATCCACGGTTGCTAAGGAAGATCAACGTGCCGCAGTacgctctttttcttttaatgtggaCGCTGTTGAGGAGAACTCTCGGTCCTTAGTTACCGAACACACGTAGAACGGGCGCTGCTATTGGTCGAGAGTTTATGTAGGTTGAAGCTGATTGGTGGATAATCTGGAGAagggggtggagagagagagccccATTAACTGTGaatgtctctttttatttttcactctaTCTTAACAtattagcacacacacaaatagcaAATGTGTTGTCGCAGGAATaactaaaccaggggtgtcaaaaaAGCTGGACTACtggataaagataaagataaagataaagataaagataaagataaagataaaacttttattgttcccacagtggggaaaattaaACGCTACATCAGCTCAAAAAgatatgaggaaaaaaacaaatgtaacaataaaatgaggaggtcccccccccccccaccctgaCACAATACAATTCTCTAAAAATAACAATGATTACCTGTTAAGGTcatatttaaattattcataTATTGGACATTATGCAAAATattgtcaatcagcagcttaatgtgaaaaaaactgagataatattgttgaaactgCACTAATTTTTAGCATGTTCATCagttttgtaaatagatggtttattatagtaaaattatatatgttttttttattgtatattatttataggttattatgcaatggttttactggtccagcCCACCTTAGATCAAATTTGGgtgtatgtgacccttgaacaaaaatgagtttgacacccctgagcTAGACAAAAGAACAACAGTGTAGAAagacaaagactgaacagaagggagTGGAGCCTAAATGGTCTGTCCAGGACCGGAATACAAACAATTACAGGTTCATATCAGTCATGCAATGCACACTatgcaaaatgttgtcaatcagcagcttctgtgcaaactAATCTGCAAAAGATTGCACTCATTTTTCTTAAGACATCTCAGCATGTTCATATTTgttgtaaatagatggtttattttagtaaagttatattatacattatttgtAAGTTTTACTGGTCCAGCCCAAATTGGGCTggatgtggcccttgaactaaaatgagtttcacACCCCTGAGCTACACAAAAAGAAGGGTTAAGACAAGTAACCATGACAATAAGTAGTTACAGAAAGCCAATGAAGCTCATCAAGATGTCTTTCCAACAAAACTGGACCCATAATATTTCATTTCTGAAAGTATGACTGACATCCTAGAATATAAATcagaaatataattatttttcacTCTACCTTGACACATGCCACACAAATAGCAAATGTATTGTCGCAGGAATAACTAAACAAATAGCAGAAAGGTTAAGACAAGTAACCATGACAAGTAATTCAAGAAAGCCAATGAAGCTCATCAAGATGTATGATTTATATCCTAGAACACTTTGTTTTAGCAACAaacctttttgttgttgttttgtttttcatgtgtgttATTACACTGCACTGAGGAATGACTGCCGCCTAATGGTAATAAATTAAACTGATAAATTTGTGTGCTCCCTGcacttatatatttatttcatatctTTTATGACCCACAATTGAAAGACAAAATATACATCACATAACATTGCTCACAATCCCCTACAGCAGCAAGCAAACCATCTTTCAGCAGTTCTAGCGTTAAACCAGTGACATTATTATTGACAAAAGTTATATATTGGGCTTGTTTATCTGttacaatacacaaacacagctttACATTCATCTAGCATTAAAATGCACAAGTATATGAATAGTAAACTATAAGTATTTGCCTTAAAAGGTTAGGACTGGACTGAAATATGAATTGAAGGATTGTGTGTAAATTGCAACTTCATCTATATACAGTATCACTAAAATCTGTCTAAACAAATATCCAACTGCAAGTTTAATTGATGAATTATTTAATTGGACATACATAATCCTGCAATCTTTACTTCCAGAGTTGTGTAGGGGGAGTGGGTGGGAGAGTCATTAAATGCCACCCTTGACTAACCGTTATGACGTTCAGCCAAGCTAAAAAGAAGTAAACTGTCATTGAACGATAGACGATAGTTCATAGAAAGGATTCTGGTAACAGAAGTGTTTCTGGGAATAATTCATGTCCCCTCTTTGATGAGGTTGTTGCCTGATCCTCTTTTGACTGACATCATCTTGGAATTAGTGCATCCAAATTGGAGAGATGACCTCTCTCTATTGACAACAACATCaaacccctcctcctcctccatgtcaCCTTCACCCCATAGTCCCTCTCTGGTGTGTCAGCCACCAAAATGTCAGGCGGCTGATTATGTGGTGGTGTACACGGCCGAGCCAGTAGCAAATgtagagagggggagggagaggagggacaGCTACTCTCTTCTTGTATTGCTTTTGGAGTGTCCACATCAGGTGGCAGAAAGACTTCAGTGCTGACATCAGCAGAGCCAAACTCTTTGGAAGCAGGTGTTGATGCACCTTCTGCTCGATTTCTGCATTTCTCTGTCACTTGGATGGGTGGAGACTCACCCAAACATCTGCTGGATGAGGCAGCACCATCAGAATATGTCTCTGCACTCCTTTTTCTGATTGAGGCTGACTGTCTCTTTGGCGTGTCGAGGCACTGTGCACTAGAAACTCCACTTGTAATCTGGCAGGATCCCAGTGGCTGATTGCCTGCATCGGGCACGACAGCAGACTCTGTAGCTTTCCTTCTGCGTGTATGCTTTGGTTGATTAGGCTGGTCTCTTCTTGACCTTGTCTCAAACGTTAATGAGGGGAATTTGCACACGCTGTTTTTCCTGGACAGCTGACTGCAACCGTCAAGAATGCTTGTGGCAGAGtggcattttctcctccctcgtCTCACAGGGAGTACAGCTGCAACTGAACTGTCAAATTGTGGGCTTACctaaaaagattaaaagtgcAATAAACAAACAGCTAAATAAAACTTTAGTCAAATATAGCAGTGCTGAGAAATGACTGTACAGGAAGGTCAAACTGTGGACTCTTTTAGACAGAAGAGATTCTCTAACACACTCAGTGACCTTTTAGCAGGAAATACAGAAGACATCTTACCCAAGAATTAAAGCTCTTATGTGCTTGTGTCTCTGAGAAAAAAGCTTTGGGATTGTCTGCAGCTCGGACTTCAGGTCCATTTTTGAATCTGGCTCCACCCACAGGCCGCTCCAAGAACAGCAGTGGAGGCTTCTCTGTCTTTATGCTTTTACGGGGCATTAATAGAAAATCATGCCTGAAGACCTGGTGGATTCAAACATCAACAAgtcagtaaaaagaaaaacaatttaacCGTAATAAAAATAGCAGACATTTACTGTTCACAGACTATTGTTTGCAGTTCAGATATCCATCGCCAGCGGGCCAGAAGACAAACCTGACATTCAACTTACCTTAATCAGGTTCTTCACATGACATACAAACATCCATACATgctatttattattagtttgtCTACTCAATCATAACTCTTTTTTTAGCTTTCCATcttcttgtttgtttggttcTTATTATTTCCCGGTCTGCAGCATTGTCGCCCCCTGATTGGCTAACCTCACATGTGTCTATTGCCACCTGCTGCACCGGAGTGTGTATTACATCAccacttttcaaataaattatatattctGGATATTAAAACTTGtgtcttttaaatatttatatataaaaacacttgaAACCTTTGTCCTGAACAAACCAGTTAGGCTCCACTCCTCCATTCTGTTCAgtctttctcttgttttcacttttttgttttctaccCATTGGTGCTTTTACACCACGTGGTTACTGTGACTAGGTGCAGCACCCACAGCGCCAAAATtcaaaaaacctttttttaagagAGAGTCGACCAGACGGCAAATAAACACTAAGATAGTATATAATACATTTGCCTTTTTCTATCATCGAGTATGAACCAAGCGTTTCAGTTGCTAGTAAGAGTCCAGCCGAGCGGAATAGCCTGAAACATCACATTAATATGAAGGTTTGTGTTAATTTAACCAGCTTTTACGCTTCCTTAACATTTAGCATAGTTAGCACCGTAACATAATGACTTGCCACACAGCTATCTTAGCCTAGCTTCCActtaaatataatgtatattaAGTGCTAGTAGAGTATTTCAGCTTATCCTTCTTTACTTTAAGACTTTAAGACATTAATAGAAATGTTAAGTTATTGCAGTGTCCATTCAAAAGCATTCactttttaacatataatgaaagGATTACCCACACTGCAGCCCGTTTAAATAGTGTTTCATTATTaacaccacaaatgtttttttctgcattgaATTAActcaaatatgtttaattaacATTTAGAAATTACTCCCTTCAAGTCGGCGCACATGACGTAATGCTAAAACAATGCTGCAGCTGTTGTAACTGCTGCAGCTTGTTGCTTGGATTTTTAGCAATACAGGACTGTTTTAGGCTTTTATGTAACTAATAATGATGCAAATATATACCGTGTctatatattttgttgtttttttaaactgtttttctaTAAAATAGTGTAACAGTAGAAGAAACATTGCAATGATGGGGGCAAGCAGCAATGACAAGCAATGATCTCAGGAGCTCAGCTATGTAGTTCAACAAAGAAAGAATGACTCGTTATTTTTTAGATTAGAATAGATTGTACTTCATTAATCCCGCAACGGGGTAAATTCACTTGTAACAGCAGCAAAaaagatataatataataataataataataatatacactacagaaaagaaaaaaatggaatccacaa comes from the Scomber japonicus isolate fScoJap1 chromosome 23, fScoJap1.pri, whole genome shotgun sequence genome and includes:
- the rhno1 gene encoding RAD9, HUS1, RAD1-interacting nuclear orphan protein 1, translated to MFVCHVKNLIKVFRHDFLLMPRKSIKTEKPPLLFLERPVGGARFKNGPEVRAADNPKAFFSETQAHKSFNSWVSPQFDSSVAAVLPVRRGRRKCHSATSILDGCSQLSRKNSVCKFPSLTFETRSRRDQPNQPKHTRRRKATESAVVPDAGNQPLGSCQITSGVSSAQCLDTPKRQSASIRKRSAETYSDGAASSSRCLGESPPIQVTEKCRNRAEGASTPASKEFGSADVSTEVFLPPDVDTPKAIQEESSCPSSPSPSLHLLLARPCTPPHNQPPDILVADTPERDYGVKVTWRRRRGLMLLSIERGHLSNLDALIPR